From Limisphaerales bacterium, one genomic window encodes:
- the nadB gene encoding L-aspartate oxidase, translated as MKNFDYIVIGSGIAGLTFALKVAPHGRVAIITKKNLTEANTQYAQGGIAAVTKSTDTFDLHIADTLRAGAGLCREEIVRAVVEDGPERIEELVALGMEFTRGESISADGERFYSLGKEGGHSKRRVLHAKDATGREVMRALLSAIERSPNVSVFEDHFAIDLITTGKLEVGGKDRCLGAYVLNRNSGEVDTFSAPHTLLATGGCGKVYLYTTNPDIATGDGVAMAYRAGVPVANMEFTQFHPTCLFHPKAKSFLVSEALRGEGAVLKDLDGREFMNAAHPMASLAPRDIVARAIDSEMKRTGAEHMLLDITHKPAPFIIDRFPNIYRTCQAFGVDITKDGIPVVPAAHYQCGGVVAGVDGQTELPGLLAVGEVACTGLHGANRLASNSLLEGLVCAHRAATVVTTSPHPPTEAAIPAWHSGDAADPDELVVVSHNWDEIRRCMWDYVSIVRTQKRLNRARKRIENLREEIRQYYWDFKVTADLLELRNIAQVAELIIACALERPESRGLHYNLDRPGQDETWAQCDTVRRRPMNASAAAITD; from the coding sequence ATGAAAAATTTTGACTACATCGTAATCGGCAGCGGCATCGCGGGGTTGACCTTTGCTCTGAAGGTGGCGCCGCACGGGCGGGTGGCGATCATCACCAAAAAAAATCTCACCGAAGCCAACACGCAATACGCGCAAGGCGGCATCGCGGCGGTCACTAAATCCACAGACACGTTTGATTTGCACATCGCCGACACGCTGCGCGCGGGCGCGGGGCTTTGCCGGGAGGAAATTGTGCGCGCGGTGGTGGAGGACGGGCCGGAACGCATCGAGGAATTGGTCGCGCTTGGGATGGAATTCACGCGCGGCGAAAGCATTTCCGCCGATGGCGAGCGGTTTTATTCGTTGGGCAAAGAAGGCGGCCACTCCAAGCGGCGCGTGTTGCACGCGAAAGATGCCACCGGCCGCGAGGTGATGCGCGCGCTGCTTTCGGCCATCGAGCGTTCGCCAAATGTTTCAGTGTTTGAAGATCATTTTGCGATTGATTTGATCACGACCGGAAAACTGGAAGTGGGTGGCAAAGATCGCTGCCTCGGCGCGTATGTGCTCAATCGCAATTCCGGCGAAGTGGACACCTTTAGCGCGCCGCACACGCTTTTGGCCACGGGCGGTTGCGGCAAAGTTTATCTCTACACCACCAACCCCGACATCGCCACGGGCGACGGTGTGGCGATGGCGTATCGCGCAGGTGTGCCGGTTGCCAATATGGAGTTCACGCAATTCCATCCGACTTGCCTGTTTCATCCGAAAGCAAAATCATTTCTCGTGAGCGAAGCCCTACGCGGCGAGGGCGCGGTGTTGAAGGATTTGGATGGGCGGGAATTTATGAACGCCGCGCATCCGATGGCCAGCCTCGCCCCGCGCGACATCGTGGCGCGTGCGATTGACAGCGAAATGAAACGGACTGGTGCCGAGCATATGCTGCTGGATATTACGCATAAACCCGCCCCGTTCATCATCGACCGTTTCCCAAACATCTATCGTACGTGCCAAGCCTTCGGCGTGGACATCACCAAAGACGGCATCCCCGTGGTGCCCGCCGCGCACTATCAATGCGGCGGCGTGGTCGCCGGAGTCGATGGCCAAACCGAATTGCCCGGACTGCTCGCCGTGGGCGAAGTGGCCTGCACCGGTTTGCATGGCGCGAATCGGCTTGCCAGTAATTCGTTGCTCGAAGGATTGGTTTGCGCGCATCGCGCGGCAACGGTGGTGACCACTTCACCGCACCCCCCCACCGAGGCCGCAATTCCTGCGTGGCATTCGGGCGATGCGGCGGATCCGGATGAGCTTGTGGTAGTGTCGCATAACTGGGATGAGATTCGGCGGTGCATGTGGGATTATGTGAGCATCGTGCGCACACAAAAACGTCTCAACCGCGCCCGCAAACGCATCGAAAATCTGCGCGAAGAAATCCGGCAATATTATTGGGATTTCAAAGTAACCGCCGATTTGCTCGAGCTGCGCAACATCGCGCAAGTGGCGGAGCTCATCATCGCTTGCGCCCTCGAGCGCCCCGAGAGCCGCGGCTTGCACTACAATCTCGACCGCCCCGGCCAAGACGAAACGTGGGCCCAATGCGACACCGTGCGTCGGCGCCCAATGAATGCCTCCGCGGCAGCCATCACCGATTGA
- a CDS encoding protein kinase: MSTRSARILVQRQNGEQVAEYSLGPGTHVVGREPSAGVRVESQFLSRIHATLHLTETTQEIEDHGSTSGTYINGVAVRGRMPLTENQAVQMGDLYFTVQRQVTTDRPPELYHANDLAGGGRYTLVRELGRGARGVVWLAHDQHLDEQVALKRLPPELAADPVALGDLKREVQKAHRLSHPNIIRIHDLVQLPDEQPFIAMEFVDGADLADMRTQQPGGFYRWENLAPLALQMCGALTYAHQQHIVHRDIKPANMMITREGHLKLADFGIAANSADAATRDDMEGDASGTAAYMSPQQMQGQTATPADDLYALGATLYDLLSTQPPFHDGDIVHLVQEAPAPTLHQRFEQLGLDNSLPDHVHNAIMACLAKDPTQRPADAAALGQLIHPNTAPPPVPPEFQPESESVLAEPIEKTQRYLEENLPQPVTSWWSAQSTGKQQTLVIASIVLGLLIAEMAYSKLANKSFFKTLRQHHPFLPWHVEPPKPGK; the protein is encoded by the coding sequence ATGAGCACCCGATCTGCCAGAATCCTCGTCCAACGCCAAAACGGCGAGCAGGTTGCCGAATATTCCCTCGGCCCCGGCACGCATGTGGTCGGGCGCGAACCCTCCGCCGGCGTGCGCGTGGAAAGCCAATTCCTATCGCGCATCCACGCCACCCTGCACCTCACCGAAACGACACAGGAAATCGAAGACCACGGCAGCACTTCCGGCACATACATCAACGGCGTGGCCGTGCGCGGGCGCATGCCCTTGACCGAAAATCAGGCGGTGCAAATGGGTGACCTCTATTTCACCGTTCAACGCCAAGTCACCACTGATCGCCCGCCAGAGCTGTACCACGCCAATGACCTCGCTGGCGGTGGACGCTATACCCTCGTACGCGAACTCGGCCGTGGCGCTCGCGGCGTGGTATGGCTCGCGCACGATCAGCATCTTGACGAACAAGTCGCTCTCAAACGCCTCCCCCCCGAGCTCGCCGCAGACCCCGTGGCCCTCGGTGATCTCAAGCGCGAAGTGCAAAAAGCCCATCGCCTGTCGCACCCCAACATCATCCGCATCCACGACCTTGTGCAACTCCCCGACGAGCAGCCCTTCATCGCAATGGAATTTGTGGATGGCGCCGACCTTGCCGACATGCGCACCCAACAGCCCGGCGGATTTTATCGGTGGGAAAACCTCGCGCCACTCGCCCTGCAAATGTGCGGTGCCCTCACTTACGCCCATCAGCAGCACATCGTCCATCGCGATATCAAGCCCGCCAACATGATGATCACCCGCGAGGGCCATCTTAAACTCGCCGACTTCGGCATCGCCGCCAACTCCGCCGATGCCGCCACCCGCGATGACATGGAAGGCGACGCCAGCGGCACCGCCGCCTACATGAGCCCCCAACAAATGCAGGGCCAAACCGCCACGCCCGCCGATGACCTCTACGCCCTCGGTGCCACGCTGTACGATTTACTTTCCACACAACCCCCCTTCCACGATGGCGACATCGTCCACCTCGTCCAGGAAGCCCCCGCCCCCACATTGCATCAGCGCTTCGAGCAACTCGGCCTCGACAACTCCCTGCCCGATCACGTCCACAACGCCATCATGGCCTGCCTTGCCAAAGACCCCACGCAACGCCCCGCCGATGCCGCCGCCCTCGGCCAGCTCATCCATCCCAACACTGCCCCCCCGCCCGTGCCGCCCGAGTTCCAGCCCGAATCCGAATCCGTCCTCGCCGAGCCCATCGAAAAAACTCAGCGTTATCTGGAAGAAAACCTCCCCCAACCGGTCACCAGTTGGTGGAGCGCCCAGTCCACCGGAAAACAACAAACCCTCGTCATCGCCTCCATCGTCCTCGGCCTATTAATCGCCGAAATGGCATATTCCAAACTCGCCAATAAAAGCTTCTTCAAAACCCTCCGCCAACATCACCCTTTCCTCCCATGGCACGTGGAACCCCCCAAACCTGGAAAATAA
- a CDS encoding FHA domain-containing protein codes for MNLPSVGLTRRAAVRQAVGVLRFEITQLGKTREVKLEGDDLVIGRRNERTAVGVDLTPDDLVSRVHARVWREAGEVRIEDMGSRGGTFVNGKKLEHAQVLRPGELVLLGETQLTLKGTLPDRRKQNAPSGTRNPKRKRGLKPRPQPSAPNEPEPLPANAKVGLHLELTFDGKIWLDVFDRDEIFIGRKHPEADISLDLSADLLVSRTHARIWQTRSICWVEDLGSTHGTLVNGVAIDGACVVNTNDKVQIGSTLMRVWHVAQTDLTQSEAPAEISEEVPRTECEPVRPESGFPELDSYPVFKEEDYRYYSPGERTAEEVDAVMKSRKSPMGRIRTTHTCAQGEPFSEGEETSPLMDFLPELPAQLDAFGDADGLSEWLVKRLPDWLPGVKRAAVFAIHHDTGRIRVRAHVPSLNPVMSDTLAHRVLEGRTGYAWVQVSKKESIRRLSTHAGLYVPLVCAGQELGVLCVENTESEAEFSVADLQALMAIGQLTALALGSRPGS; via the coding sequence ATGAATTTGCCGAGCGTGGGATTGACTCGGAGGGCAGCAGTTCGCCAAGCTGTGGGGGTGCTGCGATTTGAAATTACGCAACTCGGCAAAACGCGCGAGGTGAAGTTGGAGGGCGATGATCTTGTGATTGGTCGCCGCAACGAGCGTACCGCAGTGGGGGTGGATCTTACGCCGGATGATCTCGTGAGCCGCGTTCATGCGCGCGTTTGGCGTGAGGCGGGGGAGGTGCGCATTGAAGACATGGGCAGCCGCGGCGGAACATTTGTGAATGGCAAAAAGCTGGAGCACGCCCAAGTGCTGCGCCCGGGCGAATTGGTGTTGCTCGGTGAAACACAGCTTACGCTCAAAGGAACGCTGCCCGATCGCCGGAAGCAAAATGCCCCAAGCGGCACTCGCAATCCAAAACGCAAACGCGGGCTCAAGCCGCGTCCCCAACCTTCTGCGCCAAATGAGCCCGAACCGTTGCCCGCCAACGCCAAGGTGGGGCTGCATCTTGAGTTAACCTTTGATGGCAAAATCTGGTTGGACGTGTTTGACCGCGATGAAATTTTCATTGGCCGTAAACATCCCGAGGCGGATATTAGTCTCGATCTCAGCGCAGATTTGCTGGTGAGCCGCACCCACGCGCGCATTTGGCAAACGCGCAGCATTTGCTGGGTGGAAGATCTCGGCAGCACCCACGGCACTTTGGTAAACGGCGTGGCGATCGACGGCGCGTGTGTGGTAAACACCAACGACAAAGTGCAGATCGGTTCCACTCTGATGCGCGTGTGGCACGTGGCTCAAACAGACCTGACCCAAAGTGAAGCCCCCGCCGAGATTTCGGAAGAAGTGCCCCGCACTGAATGCGAGCCCGTGCGCCCTGAGAGTGGGTTTCCTGAACTGGATTCTTATCCTGTATTTAAAGAGGAAGACTATCGTTATTATTCGCCCGGCGAGCGCACTGCTGAGGAGGTGGATGCAGTGATGAAAAGCCGAAAGAGCCCGATGGGCCGCATCCGCACTACGCATACCTGCGCGCAGGGTGAGCCGTTTTCTGAAGGGGAAGAAACTTCCCCGCTGATGGATTTTTTACCGGAATTGCCTGCGCAATTGGATGCGTTTGGGGACGCGGATGGGTTGTCCGAATGGCTGGTGAAACGATTGCCCGACTGGCTGCCCGGCGTGAAACGTGCCGCGGTGTTTGCTATCCATCACGACACTGGCCGGATACGGGTGCGGGCCCATGTGCCTTCGCTGAATCCGGTGATGAGCGACACGCTTGCGCATCGCGTGCTGGAAGGGCGCACCGGTTACGCTTGGGTGCAGGTGAGTAAAAAAGAATCAATTCGGCGGCTTTCAACTCATGCCGGTTTATATGTGCCACTCGTTTGTGCCGGGCAGGAGCTGGGCGTTTTGTGCGTAGAAAATACGGAATCTGAGGCGGAATTCAGCGTGGCGGATCTCCAGGCATTGATGGCAATTGGCCAACTGACCGCGCTGGCTTTGGGGAGTCGCCCGGGCTCTTGA
- a CDS encoding sel1 repeat family protein, with product MAVTPQPGAGGVGLPTGLPGGSGTVTIPTSPTINPATGIPTAGAGGAGIPGGTIPGTGLPGTGLPGAGIPGGGPLPGSGIPGGGAPTGPAGPTSGGGGVSTNQVPQTVINAAIMAEAMRVFLEEAKLIQAEANGNFTDAVKLDKWDKKDRQMRQQHNLAVLYTLGVGVPLDFRSAFKWFKIAADEGLPEAQLNVAIALQSGMGIQKDFVGAYKYYTLAAARGLPSAAKARDNLAQYLTQFQIRAGQRMAHGFKLRYDAKQQYVKDRKQAERELYEALGRKPPESN from the coding sequence ATGGCAGTCACGCCCCAACCCGGCGCGGGCGGCGTGGGGTTACCCACAGGCTTACCCGGCGGGTCAGGCACGGTGACAATTCCCACTTCGCCAACCATTAATCCCGCCACTGGCATCCCCACTGCGGGAGCAGGTGGCGCAGGAATTCCGGGCGGCACAATCCCCGGTACTGGCCTACCCGGTACTGGCCTACCCGGTGCGGGCATCCCCGGCGGCGGCCCTCTTCCTGGCTCTGGAATACCCGGCGGCGGTGCCCCCACAGGCCCTGCCGGCCCTACCAGCGGTGGGGGCGGTGTGTCGACCAACCAAGTTCCACAAACAGTGATCAATGCTGCGATCATGGCCGAAGCCATGCGTGTGTTCTTGGAGGAGGCAAAATTAATCCAAGCCGAGGCGAACGGCAATTTCACTGATGCTGTCAAGCTCGATAAATGGGATAAGAAAGATCGTCAAATGCGGCAGCAACATAATTTAGCTGTGCTGTACACGCTGGGCGTAGGGGTGCCGCTTGATTTTCGATCGGCCTTCAAATGGTTTAAAATCGCGGCTGACGAAGGCCTGCCTGAAGCCCAACTTAACGTAGCTATTGCTCTGCAGAGTGGTATGGGAATCCAAAAAGATTTTGTGGGCGCCTACAAATATTACACCTTGGCCGCCGCCCGCGGTTTGCCTTCAGCCGCTAAAGCGAGGGACAACCTCGCTCAATATCTCACACAGTTTCAAATACGCGCCGGCCAGCGAATGGCGCATGGCTTCAAGCTGCGATACGATGCAAAGCAACAATACGTGAAGGATCGCAAACAAGCGGAACGGGAACTTTATGAAGCGCTGGGTCGTAAGCCGCCGGAATCCAATTAA
- a CDS encoding alkaline phosphatase family protein, which produces MNRIAVINVVGLCDRHIGAWTPNILAYRNAGARAFIEPAFPAVTCTAQSDYLTGETSTTHGIVGNGWYDRDLAEVQFWKQSNHLVQAPKVWDALRAKHDGFTCAKVFWWYNMYSGADWSLTPRPMYPADGRKVFDIYTEPFDIREDIKRDLGEFPFPGFWGPAAGVDTPQGTADCVSRWIAESAKWIERKHSPTLSLVYLPHLDYNLQRLGPEDKAIKPDLQAIDAIVGGLLGFYAKRGVQVMLLSEYGITQVDKAIHLNRLFRKQGWLTIKEELGRELLDAGASQVFAVADHQVAHIYIKDTALTDEVKKILENTPGVQAVLNDESHRRAGDLIAVAEENAWFTYYYWMDDQRAPDFARTVDIHRKPGYDPVELFIDPQLAFPKLRIARRLLQKKLGFRMLMDVIPLDASLVKGSHGCKPASRADWPVAIVPGDDWLESDALKSTEVFELIQRAVR; this is translated from the coding sequence ATGAACCGCATCGCCGTCATCAACGTGGTGGGTTTGTGCGACCGGCATATTGGGGCTTGGACGCCGAATATCCTTGCGTACCGCAACGCGGGCGCGCGGGCATTTATTGAGCCAGCATTTCCGGCGGTGACTTGCACGGCGCAGAGTGATTATCTGACCGGCGAAACTTCCACCACGCACGGCATCGTGGGCAATGGCTGGTACGATCGCGATTTGGCGGAGGTGCAGTTCTGGAAGCAATCCAACCACCTCGTGCAGGCGCCCAAGGTGTGGGACGCATTGCGGGCGAAACACGATGGTTTCACCTGCGCGAAAGTTTTTTGGTGGTACAATATGTACTCCGGCGCGGACTGGAGCCTTACGCCGCGGCCGATGTACCCGGCGGATGGCCGGAAGGTGTTCGATATTTACACGGAGCCCTTCGACATCCGCGAAGACATCAAACGCGATTTGGGCGAGTTTCCCTTTCCCGGGTTCTGGGGCCCGGCGGCGGGGGTGGATACGCCGCAGGGCACGGCCGATTGCGTGAGTCGTTGGATTGCAGAATCGGCAAAATGGATCGAACGCAAGCATTCGCCCACGCTGTCATTAGTTTACCTCCCGCATTTGGATTACAACCTCCAACGCCTCGGCCCCGAGGACAAAGCGATTAAGCCTGACTTGCAAGCCATCGATGCGATCGTGGGCGGGCTGTTGGGATTTTATGCTAAACGCGGCGTACAAGTGATGCTGCTTTCCGAATACGGCATCACGCAAGTGGACAAAGCCATCCACCTCAACCGACTGTTCCGCAAGCAAGGTTGGTTGACAATCAAAGAAGAATTGGGGCGCGAATTACTCGATGCCGGCGCAAGCCAAGTCTTCGCCGTTGCCGATCATCAAGTGGCGCATATTTATATCAAGGACACCGCGCTCACCGACGAGGTGAAAAAAATTTTGGAAAACACGCCCGGCGTGCAGGCGGTGCTCAACGATGAATCCCATCGCCGCGCAGGCGACCTCATCGCGGTAGCCGAGGAGAATGCGTGGTTCACTTATTACTACTGGATGGATGACCAGCGAGCGCCGGACTTCGCGCGCACAGTGGATATCCACCGAAAACCAGGCTATGATCCGGTAGAACTTTTCATCGACCCGCAGTTGGCCTTTCCCAAACTGCGCATCGCGCGGCGGTTGCTACAAAAGAAGCTGGGGTTTCGGATGTTAATGGACGTCATCCCGCTGGACGCCTCACTGGTCAAAGGCTCGCACGGGTGCAAACCGGCAAGCCGCGCCGACTGGCCAGTAGCGATTGTGCCCGGAGACGATTGGCTGGAAAGCGATGCACTGAAAAGCACTGAAGTGTTCGAGCTCATCCAACGTGCGGTGAGATGA
- a CDS encoding type II toxin-antitoxin system HicA family toxin produces MPRLLPVHWRTLDKIFVAAGFRFVRQEGSHRSYVKKGVARPVVIPAYREVPVFIIRNNLKTASLSRDEYFKLLAKSK; encoded by the coding sequence ATGCCGCGGCTCCTGCCAGTTCATTGGCGCACGCTGGATAAAATTTTTGTGGCGGCGGGATTTCGTTTTGTGCGGCAGGAGGGAAGCCATCGATCTTATGTAAAAAAAGGCGTGGCGCGGCCGGTGGTGATTCCTGCGTATCGCGAGGTGCCGGTGTTTATCATTCGCAACAACCTCAAAACGGCGAGCCTTTCCCGTGACGAATATTTCAAACTTTTAGCGAAATCAAAATGA
- a CDS encoding 3-dehydroquinate synthase, translating into MTPRIERDVTVSWRHQVLFTQNIFDAENVVLRDTLSDEPGAGPRKVLLVLDEALAKARPTLVKEIQSYFKAHADVLNLVSAPFVMEGGERTKNSYFHVSEVQSQIDRFHIDRHSYLICVGGGALLDMVGLAAATAHRGIRHVRIPTTTLSQNDSGVGVKNGINAFGKKNFIGTFAPPFAVINDFQMLATLTARDKRNGYVEAVKVACIRDATFFDLIETDADALAGFEPAAMQRLIHRCAELHMNHIATSGDPFEMGSARPLDFGHWAAHKLEQISEYRLRHGEAVAIGIALDCIYARDCGHLNATACDRILRLLERLGFSLWSQDLTHETEDGQLVVLKGLEEFREHLGGQLTVTLLRAIGEGFEVHEMNTPKVLAAIHELRARHEADGDQKIIPANG; encoded by the coding sequence ATGACCCCCCGGATTGAACGCGACGTGACGGTGAGTTGGCGGCATCAGGTTTTGTTTACGCAAAATATCTTTGATGCGGAAAACGTGGTGCTGCGCGATACGCTGTCGGACGAGCCGGGGGCCGGGCCGCGTAAGGTGTTGCTGGTGCTCGACGAAGCGCTGGCTAAGGCGCGGCCGACCTTGGTAAAGGAGATCCAAAGTTATTTCAAAGCGCACGCCGATGTGCTGAACCTGGTCAGCGCGCCTTTCGTGATGGAGGGCGGCGAGCGCACGAAGAATTCATATTTCCACGTCAGCGAAGTGCAATCGCAGATAGATCGTTTCCACATTGACCGCCATTCGTATTTGATCTGCGTGGGCGGTGGGGCGTTGCTGGATATGGTGGGCTTGGCGGCGGCCACGGCGCATCGTGGCATCCGGCACGTGCGGATTCCCACCACCACCCTCAGCCAAAACGATTCCGGCGTGGGCGTGAAGAACGGCATCAATGCCTTTGGCAAAAAGAATTTCATCGGCACCTTCGCCCCGCCCTTCGCGGTGATTAATGATTTCCAAATGCTCGCCACCCTCACCGCGCGCGACAAACGCAACGGCTACGTGGAGGCCGTGAAGGTCGCCTGCATTCGCGATGCAACGTTTTTTGATTTGATCGAAACCGACGCCGACGCGCTGGCCGGCTTTGAGCCCGCCGCGATGCAACGCCTCATCCATCGCTGCGCCGAGCTACATATGAACCACATCGCGACCAGCGGTGACCCATTCGAAATGGGCTCGGCGCGTCCGCTGGATTTCGGCCATTGGGCGGCACACAAACTGGAACAAATTTCCGAATACCGCCTGCGCCACGGCGAGGCGGTGGCGATCGGTATCGCGCTTGATTGCATTTACGCACGCGACTGCGGCCATCTCAATGCCACCGCGTGCGATCGGATTCTGCGTTTGTTGGAGCGATTAGGGTTTTCTTTGTGGAGCCAGGATTTGACGCACGAAACCGAGGACGGTCAACTGGTGGTGCTTAAAGGCCTTGAAGAATTCCGAGAACATCTCGGCGGCCAACTCACCGTCACGCTGCTGCGCGCCATCGGCGAAGGCTTCGAGGTGCACGAAATGAACACCCCAAAAGTCCTCGCCGCCATCCACGAACTCCGCGCCCGCCACGAAGCGGATGGTGACCAAAAAATAATTCCCGCGAATGGCTGA